A window of Cydia strobilella chromosome 10, ilCydStro3.1, whole genome shotgun sequence genomic DNA:
ACTACTTGACTACGAGTTGAAAGGAGATTGTCCCAACCAGAATATATTTAAAACGGAAGCACAAAGAATTCTAAAAGCAAAACAATTCAAGTACTTGCTTCAGGCATCGCAAGGCCCAGTCATAGTTTTCACCGGCTCCTTATAATAGTAGGGGTCCGGCTGCGGTCCGACGCGGCTCATCTGGTCGCGGAGCAGGCGGTACACGTTGCCGTGCTGCGGCGCGCCGATTCGGCCGAATGGCGTGTCTTTGAGACGCCAGCCATAGTCCCAACCGCTTTTTTCGGCGAAATAATATCTAAAAACACAAAGAGAACTGAGTTCGATCTAATATCCACATCCACACTGCCAAGAATTTAACATAACATTATCCAAAATAAATAATCGCTAAGTTTATTTGGGTAGGAAATACGAGCTGTTGGAACTCAGAGTTGGCCTAAAGGCGCTTAGCCTTTTCGAGATTGCATAAACCTGAAGAAATATTGGATGGGTTCCGCCGTGATTTTGATGGCAACGGGATTATGGCATCCGCCGTGAATACTTACAATCGCAGGTTCGTTAATTTTGCCCTTAATAGGCAATGGGGGTCTTAATCTTGTAAGTAGTCAGTATTAATTACCTGTCCTCTGGCTTAATCTTCTCCCTATTCTTAATATACACCAATCGCCCAAAGAACGGTTTCGGTTTAAACAAAATCTCCGTATACGCCGGATCGACCGGCTTCATAATCGGATCCGGACTCAGATCCGTGTCCGGCCTGCCGAGTCTCGGATCTTCCTTCAGATCCCCGAGCCCTATGGCCGGTATTGAGTGTTCTTTCCTCAAAGATTCTATGCCGGGGATGGTTTTGGCGTCGTGGATAGGTGTGCGGCGTCGATTGTATCCTGACGATACGAAATCGCGTGTGGTAGCAGCTAGGGAGTGAGTAAAGGCAGCTTTTTATTTGAGAATCATGTCTGTACTTTAAATGTCTATACTTTGAGaacaatgtatataaattagCCTACCTACATTAAAGTCTTGACCACTTGTTTACCAATAGAAAAAACTGACATTCAATTGAGTGCCTCATCCCAATCAGGCGTTTTTCCACAGCTCACTCAAGATAGTATTTACGAAATCAACTGCCATCTCTTCTAATCCAAGGGAAAAACTAGGCCAACTGACTTCACTTTCAACAATAAATTGGAAGAGCAAAATTTACGATAATGTGTATTTAGGAAATAAAACGCATCACTTCTGATTCTCAGGTCCGAAATTAGATATGGCGGAATTACCGGTAATGTTAATAAGACGaaaatagcattattattcaAAACTTTACCTAATCCGCCAATCATATTTTGCTTAATAACATCGATATCAGTAAGGTTTTTATCAGGCCGTGTAAGAACAGCAGCCTGCTGAAGTTGCTTCTGGTGTATAGTATTCCATTTCTGTCGGAGCCTTGCTGTCTTCTCACAGCTCTCTATGAAGAACTTTATGTAGTCTGGATTCGTGATGTCTGGTTGCGGCATGGCttagttacaaaaaatatatttagttcggtaaaaaaattacaaaaaaaggaATCTGTCGTTGATCCAAAAATGCTCTATTGCTCTATGATTTCTGACAACTGTTCTGCTGTCTAACAGTTTTTTTAGGCTTGTTTCCCTCTACGTCTACGACCTTCTTGTtgataataaagataaaaagccggctaagtgcgagtcagactcgcgcacgaagggttccgtaccattacgcaaataaggcaaaaaaaatcacgtttgttatatgggagccccacttaaatatttattttattctgttttaagtatttgttgttatagcggcaacagaaatacatcatctgtgaaaatttcaactgtctaatagctatcaaggttcatgggatacagcctggtgacggacggacggacggacagacggacagcagagtcttagtaatagggtcccgtttttacccttttggtacgacTCTAAAAAGTGTGGAAGATAAGGAAGAGAAATCAACAAATCGTAAAtgaagttttaaaataattagcttTGATCTAATAACTAACTGCTTAAatcaacaaaaattaaaataagtaggtaaaagAGATAAACAACAGTTAGAGTCTGTGCAGAAAGAgaagtcgtgaaatgtattggTTTCCATTCCATTTCCATATTATATTCCACGaattctctttccgcacagactcttttTAACgcgtatatttttaaaacaatagcTTTGAACGAAAACATACTGACCATATTACAAAAGAATGAAATGCAACGGTTAAGCCACTGCATCTGACTCATACTCATATGGCGATAAGACTCGCCCTAGAAGGAATAAATGTTACTAAAAGGCCTTTTAGTCACAAAGGATTTATTGAGTTAATCAGCCGAATTACACGCTCTGTTGATCACAGTGTCTCATCACATGTGTAAAAAAGCTTTTATCAATCAATCGCAGACTTTAATGTCATTGCAATACGGTTTATAAAAAGTTGCGTGTTATTTGGTACTTTGTCGATGAGACGATGACTCGAACATTTCTTTGTGAGAACTCTCGAAACAAAAGACCATTGATCGTTTGACCGATTTAGGTAGTGATTTAGTGCGAGGGCGTATTTTAACTGACTTTAAAAAGGAGATTAGTTGATGTAACGTGTAACGTGTTTCGCCATTAATTTAATGTAGATATTGCCTAGAATACGGTTTGATTTGTAGAATCAAACTTCAAACTGTTTCGATTTAACTCCGtttgattgtttttactaattaaattaaagtatctTGTTAACAATCACAAATCGTATTCCCTCCAGAAACATATCTGACAGTTctccataataaaaaaaaagaaaagtcaTAAACACAACAACCAGAGATTATAAAGCCGGGTGCATGCTACATGGTATAAGGCCACATACAGGATATCCACTACAATCACTACTGTGATGATTACAGCTTATTCTCAAaagtattaggtaagtatattaggtacttagttcAGTAGGTATGTATTAGAAAATGCGTTCAAGCTAAGTCGAGTCCCATTCAAGTGGCGTAATTATACCAATAGCAACTGAGACCCGTGGCAAATTTATCAAATGGGGGCAATGGGCTGTGTCTCGGTCAAATTGGGGCCCCTCTCATTTTGTCCACTGCCATCCTATCCCAGTTTCgggctatttttttatttgtaaacccCAGTAGCTCGTGGTGAACTATTTCCATGGAAATAACTacgata
This region includes:
- the LOC134744901 gene encoding uncharacterized protein LOC134744901 translates to MPQPDITNPDYIKFFIESCEKTARLRQKWNTIHQKQLQQAAVLTRPDKNLTDIDVIKQNMIGGLAATTRDFVSSGYNRRRTPIHDAKTIPGIESLRKEHSIPAIGLGDLKEDPRLGRPDTDLSPDPIMKPVDPAYTEILFKPKPFFGRLVYIKNREKIKPEDRYYFAEKSGWDYGWRLKDTPFGRIGAPQHGNVYRLLRDQMSRVGPQPDPYYYKEPVKTMTGPCDA